In Choloepus didactylus isolate mChoDid1 chromosome 18, mChoDid1.pri, whole genome shotgun sequence, a single genomic region encodes these proteins:
- the LOC119514242 gene encoding small integral membrane protein 15 — MFDIKAWAEYVVEWAAKDPYGFLTTVILALTPLFLASAVLSWKLAKMIEAREKEQKKKQKRQENIAKAKRLKKD, encoded by the coding sequence ATGTTTGATATAAAGGCTTGGGCTGAGTATGTTGTGGAATGGGCTGCAAAGGACCCATATGGCTTCCTTACAACAGTGATTTTGGCCCTTACTCCATTGTTCCTAGCAAGTGCTGTACTATCCTGGAAATTGGCCAAGATGATTGAGgccagggaaaaggagcagaagaagaaacaaaaacgtcaagaaaatattgcaaaagccAAACGACTAAAAAAGGATTGA